The genome window AACCTCGTGTCGAACGAAATCCTTTGCATCATTAAGCCGTTTTCGGTTTTCCTCTGACAACCAATCTGGGCCGATTATCACAAGGATTACTTCTGCCGAGTCAAGCGCGTTTTGAATTGCAATCGGGAAATCCTCTCCAGACTCAATCCCTGACTGATCGTAGAAGATATCTTCGGCGTCAAACAATTGGGTCAGACGGTCGTAGAGGCGGCCTGTGTAGCCGCCTGTGTCTTTTCTGCGATAACTGATGAAAATTGATGTCGATGCCGACCCCACGTCGCGTATTTCACCTGAATCGCTCACAACATCCCCTCCATCTTCCCCAAATACCGCTTCTTCAGCTCATCAACAAAACGCAGCATAACCGGCTGATTCTCAAACTTTTCCCCGATGCACCATTCAAGCGCATGAACGCCTTTTCTAATCCGGTCATTGAGTTGCGAAGTAAGCTTATCAGCCTTGGCGGAACCGACACCAGAGACGATCAGATCCTTGACCCCGCTGATTACTCCGTAGGTTTCGACAATCAATGAGGCCAATGAATTAATTACCTTTCCGGTACGCCGCGCCCGCTTCTGGCGTAGCCGGTTGGGGAGTTCTGCCTCGATAGCACGCAAATACTCGCTGTGCAACTCCTGCTCGTATTCCAGCAGTTCATCCATCAGCAACACAAGCCGTTCGGGATCGTTCAGGGTCAGACCATCCTTGGTGCGCTGCTGGATCAGGTTGTATTTCCTGATGAAATGCTCATCGTTCGCGATGCGATGCAGGTGGATTGTATCCACAATGGTCAGCGCATCGAGGAAGTCGGTGGGAAAATGGGTGGAAGTCGCGGTTTTAACCGTATCTATGAATATCTTGAAGAATATTTCATGCTCCGTGAGAGAAACGGTTTTTTCTTCCAAGTCGGTGAAACTGAAATCGATAATGTTCTCCTGGGGCAAGACTCCCTCGGATTGAACAGCCTTGGCGCCGGAAAGATAGTAGAGAAAATCGGCATAGGCATTGACAATTTTACGGAAGTGGAGATTACCGTGCCGCTGGGTTGCGAGGTAGATCGCCCCGCGGCTTAAAGTGGGCAAATTTTCAAGTTCACGGCAGATGATTTCCGGGACTGTCAGACCCTGGCGTTGCAGATGAATGGTGACAAGACTATTGCCATCGCGCAAATCGCCAATTAGGCGCTTTTTGAGCCAACCGCTGGTATCACCCGGATGCCAGCGCACCGGCAGGGCAGACTCATCAAGCAACTGTGCCATCTCCTGCTGCTCGGCTCCCAGGTACAACTCGCGCTCACTATTCTCCTCGGCATGCTGCTTTGCTTCCAGGAATGCGCCGCACGAAGCATAGTCGTCTCTGAGCGCCGGCACAATGATCCGTTCGCTAAACAGCTCCGGATATGGAAGGAGCAGCTCTCTGGCAAGCTCCGATTCCAGAAGATGCGACGTAGCAATCACCATGTGCCCCTTGGTCAAGGCGAGAAGCTTCATTTTCCGCTCAAGGGAGCGGACTATTTCCTCGACGTCTTCCTCCGCCCATGCTACCTGGCTGTAAGTTGCCCGATCAAATTCGGTGAAGTAGACGCGATTGGAGTTCAGTTGTTCGGGCTGCATAGGATTAATAACCACCAGTTTCTTTTCCAAATATTAATAACCAAGTTGCCGATAAACTTCATCTTTGTAATGGTAATTACCTGATTCCTTCATTTTGTAATTCTCCAAGGCATAGGCAATGATCTTGGGTGAATACGGGACAAAGATTGCTCCAATATCTCGAATAACTGGTGGGCATGTCTTTTCGACTACCTGACGTGCTCCATCAAGATTAACTCCGATTATCGTACATCCCTTTTCAATAGCAATTTCAGCTTCCCATCGAACGTACTTATATTTGTTGCGCGTATCCTCACCAATTAACATCACGTATTTGCCCGCCATATTGATCCTCTCTCGGCATTTACGCTTTATGTAGACTTCGTCTTCTGAATTGATCTCAGAAGAAAGCTGGAAGTCGGAAAAATTGAAATCAATATGCTCATGTTCCTTCCAGGCCAGCATCAGCCGGTAATTGCGAATGTCGGTACTGCTGAAACCTATGAAAGTTCTTGGAAGTCCCATAATATGCCCCTTTCAAACCTTGTTGAGCGCGACTTATTGCCACTTGAATAGTTGGCCTGCATCCAGTCGACAAAGCATCGGTATTTATGCGTGTAGAGCTATTCGTAAAGGTTCTTAGTATATGTTTGACCGTCGTACCCTGGAGGTCTGTCTGGCTCGTGTCGGCTGCAGACAAAAAACTTTGTAACCAAAAGCCAGTCAACCTTTCTCAAATTTCAAAGTTATCACATTCAATCCTTTTGACTTACTTCTCAACCAAGAATATCTGAGAGGGATCAACGTCTTCGCGACAGCATAATTGGGGAATTTGCTCCTCCGGTACTTTGGTAAATTTCAGGGCGGTGCTTGCCTGGGCTATGGCATCTTTAAGAGAGCGCCCAGAGGCAACAGCCTGATAGAAGATGCCATAAAATGTCGTGGCGTCATTTTCATAAATCTCGGTTTTTACACCGATAGCGCAAGGTACAACCTTTGCAATGGTCGCTGCGCAGCGCAATGAAAAGCAGGTATCGATGACCACAAGCTTTAAACCGTGATCCAGGGATTGGAACATTCCGGCAAGTGCCATATCTGATACGGTAGTCAAACCACCATGATCCGTGCGCATCAGGATGTCGCCGCCGTTTTGCTTCCCGCTAAAATGAAAAACGTCCGGAGCCTCGCGGTTCAATTCCTGAAAGAGCGAATTTACATGCGCTTCAAAGACTCCTTTGAATTTTACGGATTTTGGGAAGCGCGCCTGCTCTATGCTCCGTTCCATTTCCTGTAACTGAGCACGTGGAGAGAGACCACCTACTTGCGGTGCCAGGAAGAGGACTGAAAGAGGCCCCTTGGATGTTGAGATGATAGGTTGTTTGTGCGAGATATCGTCATGCACGGCTCCTGGGAAATCAGGTCTCTTTCGAAAGGTTGGTTCAGCCCCAAGTTTCCGCGTTAATGTAAGGTATGCTTCCACCCCACTCAATAGAGAGTTCCTAGCGTCATCGATGGACTTTCCTACCAAATCAATATAAATCCGATTTTGAAGAAAAATACCAGGGTCACATGGCGCTACTCGTACAGCAAGAAGACGATTTGCGTCGCCAGTTAGCGCAGCATCGAGTTCTTGCTGGCAATACTTGGAACTAAAATATTTTTGAGAAAATAATGCAAGTGTACATTCCGCTTCTGCAGCTTCACGCATTTTTTCAATAAAATTCATACCAGGAGCGAAATCTTTGAACTGAGCGATGCAACGATATCGTGGCTTGGCGTTTTGCAGCTCCCATACAATCCACTGTGCCCACTTCAAATCCTCACCAGTATAACTGACGAAAAAGACACTGTCGTTACGCGGCGGCATATATCCTCCAGTTATGGACCTTCATGAATTCGGCAATCATTCCCTCGGATCCCCCGGGTTAAAATAAATATACGTTTAACAAGTTTATAGCCCTTGCGGAATAGGCCACTGGAGTTGAGTACAAATCTTTCTGATGATTGGCGGCGCATTGAAGCCAACCGGTCCGCTTTGATTATCTGCATTTGTGATAAAAATAGGAATTCCTCCTGCGTATCCAAAAGGCTTCACCGCCAATATCGGTTTGCAAAAATCCTTTGCGGCTTGAACCTCAAACTGGCACCATTCGCTATATGTCGCCATGCGGGCAAAAATAATGAAATAATTACACTGCCTCACCTGTTCCCTCAAAGCTGCCTTGAGTTGATTCTTTCGGTTTACATCAAGAGGGTTATGCTCTGGCACAGAATAATTGTGATGTGGAAGCCCGTATTTATTGAGTTTGTCAACCAAACTGTGGTAATCGTTTTGATAGTCCCAACGGTGGCTGATGAAAATGTTTGGTTTCGGCATGTTAGTTACCTCTTGATATTCTCGCGATTGATGGACGCATCCTATCTATAGACTTGCAAGCCAGTTTTTTACATAGATTCCACTAGTCTTATTCGGTTCAAATATTGCCGAATTACCGTCATTTGCAGTATCAATTCGCTTGTACAACTGCAAATATTCACTCCCATGGAACTTGCCTGTCGGATCAATTACCGGCACGACTAAGATTTTGTCATGAGGCTTTTTGCCATCGGCAACGCCAATCTCCCATGGCACCCATTTTGAGTCCATAGCGTTCCTGGTGGCCAGAATCAAAAAGTAATGCAGCCTGGTAATGGCACCTTTTATGCGCTCAGCAGTTTCACGATTTGTACTTCCCGGCATGTCTGAATCTTCAATGTCTATATAGATATTGACACCAAAGCTCTTCAAATGATTTTTCAGCCCCTTGGCAAGCTCCTTATCTTTGTGACTGTGGGAAAGAAACATTGTTGTTTTGGCTGTCGAAGCAGATTCGAAAACCTGGCTCGCAGATTTATTGAGTGTATACGATGATGCAAACCCTTTAAGTTGAGATTCTGTAAACACAGACTCCTCCTATCGATTGAATTCCTTTTATTTAGAAGCAGCACGGCAATTCGAGCGTTTTCAATCGCGAGTAGAAGTGGTTACTGATTTACCTGCAAACTGCTTTTAACTTTCTTTAACATCCTTACGACATGGCTATCTTTTGCAAACAAGAGGTAAAAATCGAACTGTGATTTGACCGAATCGATGGTATTGGCATTGCCGTTGAGAGCAAACTGCTCCTTGTAGCTGACGATAATCTCATCAATCCTCTTTTGGGCTTTTCTGTCACTCAAATCCTCCAACAGCAGCAGGAAGAAATCGGCATCAATAACATGAATCGCTGACCAGAAATTGGGATTGTGCTCATTCTCTTCCATGCCAATTTTTCTTGCCTGCTCGACTGTCGCGACGAGGTTGGTCTCATCTACATCAATTCCATTGATATGATGTGCCGCCAACCCCATCGCCCAGTTCAATGCTGCGTAGGAATCAAGTGGATCAAGATCGAGAGCCTTGCCGTACCAGTCAATCATGGACTGCACCGTGCCATCGGCAATGGGGTCCTCACCAAGTTTGGTTTTAGGTTCTATCAACCGTTTGTAAGCGCTCCCAATCAGGCTGCACCTTTCCTTGCTTTCTCCGATCAAGGAGAGCATAGCCTTAAAGGCAGCCACTGCTTCATCGATATCGGCTATTTTTTTACGATGATCCTCCTGAGTGGTACAGATCTGTTTGGCCGTTGAACGAACATTCAAATTAAAAAGCTGCTCAAGTGCCCTGATGCTGCATTGCCCATCGTTACAACGAGCCGCGGCCTTGTAATGCTCAATAGCTGTACCAAAATTTCCTAGGGCTGAATAGGCATCACCCAAAGCATTGCGAACATCTCCGTTATTCACCATCCACTCATGGGGGATCATGCGAGCCATCTGCTCCAGCTCTTGACGAAGCGTTTCACTGTTCAGCAGTTCACCAAAATCATTTTGTTTTTTATCCCTTATCGCCCAGAGATCACACAACACCTCACGCGGCGACAAATAGAATTTACTCCCCGGCGCGCTGTCAGCGCCATTCAGGCGATAGGCAGGATCGCCGTAACACTGATAAGCGGCCCAGGTGTTATTATCTTCACCGGCAGCCTCATTCGCCACGTTACGGGCCGCAGTGACCGCTTCGCCAAAGGATGAGCCTTCAAGCATGCTGGTGTAAAATTTATCTGCAAAGGCATTGGCGGCCACATCATCCACGGCCCAACCGGCCGCTACCACGGCGCGTACCCCCATGCTGATGAATTGTACTGCAAGGCTGGCTGCGAAGAGGTTCCGATTCTCGTTGGTTTTTTCAACCTTCCCCAAAAAACAGCAATTGATGAAGACCAGTTCCGGCACGACGGCCATCTGTTCAACCTCAACCGCAGTCAGAAAGACCGGCTCCTTGTTCTGGGATGCCCCCGATTGAGGCCAGTCCAACACCATCCCGGTAACATAACGGGTTTTCTTCCAGCAATCCGGCTGATTTTGGTTTGTCAATGGGCAATTCGTTTGATTGCGCGTAATCGGATAGTTGTAGATACCATGCCCGGCCAGATGCAGAATGCGGTAATCGTCGGCAAACAGATCCGAGACAATATCAAGCGGGGTTGTGCCTATCTGCGACCTCACCTTGTAGCTGTGCTTATCCAGGATTGACGCCACGGTCCGCCCCTCTTGATTTGCTCCGGGCAACTGCGGAAGTGAGCTATTGTTTGGCAACAGTGGATCGGCAATAACCAGGGCGCGTAGCTGATAGGTACGAGCCGGACGATGGCGGAATTCTTTCAGGGAAAGCTGGCGGACCAGGCCCGAACGCAATGCCAGCGGAATCTTTTTCCCGCGTTCGCCCACATGCATCATCTCCCAGGGATAGCCGGCGGCCTGCTCATCCAACATCATCAGGGTGTTGCCCTGGTCCGGGGCTCGCTCTTTAAGGGCATTGGGGGTAATCAGGTTATAGATTGCCACCATGGCATCCTGTGAAACCGTGGTCTGGGTAACGGACTGTTCCACCAGCCGGTCAACGAGGGCGCGCTGGGTCGGTTGTACCCGCTCTTCGATACGTGCCAATCCGGTCAGTGTGGTGAATTTCATTTCGTCATCATCGTTGATGTCCACCTTGACCCGCTGCCACCAGTCATTCCCATTTTCGCACATGGCGCGACACCGTCCACCGACACCCTGACGAAGCATGGTATCGAAGTCAATATTCCCCAGTACCCCAAGGGAGGCGAATTCCCTTACGGCCCGCAGTGCTTGCAATGACCGATCCTCGTACACCTCCAGGAATTCCAGTTCCCTCAGATAAACCGGATCACCGTCCAGGTCGGTCAGCATGGTGTTGGCGCGACAAGCACCCTCAATTAGAGCACGGACGCTGTCCCGCACCCCCATACCCCAGCCGGCACCACTGCCAATTAGGATGGTGCTGACTGCAAAACCTTCCAGTTTCCCTGTGGTGGTTTTCCGTGCCGTCGGTGTGGTGGCAAATTCAAGCAACGCCCTTGCGAAACCGCTGGACAGCTGGGCTGGTGTGAGATCGCCCACCTGTCCAAGACCGATGACAAGAGCGGCGAACGTTTTATTGTTAGATTCCTGAATAAAGACCTCGCACGTCCCCTCCGGGCCGGGATAGACCCCCAGTTTGTGCCGTCGTGACAAAAGCCCCGCCAAGCGACGATCCAGCACCGCCTCGCCGCCGTTAATGGAATCTCCTACATAATGACCCACCGCCACCGGGTACTTCGCCGCCGCCAGGTCGCCATGACAGACCGTCACCCGGAATCCTTTCACTACGGTTTGCGGCCCTCGTTGCCGGAGCGGTATGAGCTCTCCCCCCATGGCTGCCTGGAGCAGCATGGTCTGATCAGGATAATAGGGAATCATCACGTCGGCCATGACTCCTGCCTTGGCGCTCTCCGCCCGCTGGGTCGGACGGGTTGCCGGCAAGAGGGTTGTCTCCCCCATGCCGATGATCTCGCCCAATCCCTTGAAAGCCTTGTCATAATTGAGCAGGTCGCCATGCTTGGCGTCCACATACCAGACCTTGACGCCGCTGGGTATGCCGGTATCCCAGAGCACCCGGCCATCACCCAGGGGCGAGCTGTCGAAGATAAGCTTGCCGTTCGTGATGGTCAGATTCGAAGGGGTGGAATCGGAGCAGCCAGCCACATAGCGGACAACATCCTTATTCAGGTCAAAATCGAACTCGTCCAACATTTCACGGTTTTCCCGGCACTTAGCCAGCGTTGCCTTATCGGGGACAGGCCAACCGTTTCCATCGGCCTTTTGCCACATTTCCCAACAGTCAGAGTTGAAGCAATTGACTTCACCTGGTTTCGGCAGCATCTCAAGAAAGCCCTCGAATCCCGAGGCGATTTTGAGGATTTCACGTTCGTTGTGATGGAGGTCGATGGTCTTGAGCATGCCGATGATGGAGTCGCGCCCGGTCAGCACATAGGGCACGGTCCACGAGCCGTTGTTGGGGGTTCCTGCCATGACCAGACGATTGCCGGTAACTGCCTTGAAGCGCTCCCACCAGCCATTGCCTTCCCACTTGGCGCTTGAGAGAACAGCCCCCATCCGTACCAGAAGACCACCCATTGAGTGGGCCATGATCCGTACCGGGCGATTGTTTGTCCTGGCGATGTTCAGCACTTGATCCATATAGGTGGCAAACTCTTTCCCTTTTTCTCGCAATGATCTGCGCCAGTCATAGGGGAAATAGAGCACCTCATGGCTAGATGAGAGGAAATCGCCCAGTTTTTTATAGGACATCTTCATCACTCCATCGGTGTCGACGCCAGACGCATCCTCGGTAAGTTTGGAGAATTCCCCCCCGGCAATCTCGCTGAAATCAAGCCAGATCCGATTCTTACCCACCTTCAGGTGCGTACCCATAATCCCCGGTACCAGGACCAAAATCGGCATTTTACCGCCGATTGAAAGGTCTTTGCGCACAAGCGGGTCACCAAATCCCTCACTAATGAAATCAATAGCGATGCCGCGGGCAATTGAATCATCCTTGTGCGGTGCCTGTGCCAGTGGCTTAAATCCGGCACCGCGTGCGTCATCTTGCAACAGGCCATTGGCCAGTTGAGCGGCGGTGATCGGCTGTTTGAAGTAGCTGAAGTGATAAACCTGCGCTCCCTGGGTATAAAAGAACCATCCACAGGGTTCCTGCTTCTTGTTATTGCGAATCGCACCGCCGTACATGGAAGGGGTATTGACCACCACATCGTTCTCGCAACCGTAAAATCCCTCCATAGCCCAGTCCGCCACCGTTCCAAGAATGCCATCGCCGTCGTAATCACCGGCGATCACCCTCAAATCTGAAGCGACTACTACTCCGGGACGATTCAGCAGCCTGACCGTGGCTGATCCGGGCATCATCGCCTCCAAACCAGGCATGACAGTTGGGTCAGTCCGTTCCTTGGCCACCGCCGCTACAAACCAGGTGATATCACTGACCCATTCCAAAACAGTTAAGGACGAAAGTCCCATATTCAGGACCGACAGATAACGATCAAGACGGCCCGAGGCCAGGGTAGTGCCGCGAGCCGGACACGCTACCCGGACGAAACGCTCCACATTAAGCTGTTTTTTCTTCAGCACGTCGGCTAGTTGACGCAAGTCGTTAAGGCTGATTCGTTGGTTCGAAGTCGATAATATATCGAAGTCTGCGTCTTCGAATGGCAACAGCGACTCGCCCTTGGCATCGATGCGGGAGGCACGGCAGAGCAGTTCACCGATCATGCCGCCGCGTGAATGGCTAACCAGATGAAGCCGTGCCCCGATTGGTAGGGCGTTTGCCAAAGCCAAGGCATTGGTGATCGGGCTTTCGGTAAAAGTCTTGTGTTCAAAAGCATAACAGCATCTTGGGTACTGTTGGTTCAAGCGCTTGCGAACATCCTGTTGATCCGTCCAGAGACCTCCAAAACTCCCTTCGGTGCTGGACATGGTTCCATGGATGAAAACCAGCAGTGGAGCATCGCCCGCCGGAAAGCTCGGGGCCGGTTCAAGTTTGAAGTCTCCTGACGAGAGTGGGCAGGTATACAGGCCATTCAATCCTTTTTTCGTGTCGATATAATCGGCAAGTTTTTCCGCCGCCATTTCTACCAGATCGATGCCGATGACCTGCAATCCCTTTACGATCCATTGGAAGATGCCGCGATCCCGCGACTTGCCTGGCAGAGTAGCTCTGATCCTTAATCTGCCCGCGTCCTCAGGACCACGGCTTGTTTTGTCGCCAAACTGTGTCCGGTAGTCGGCCACGGTCATTAACAGCTTGAAGCCCCCCTCCAGTTGCAGCTCAATCAGATCGTTGTCCTTGGCCTCGATGGTTATCTCGGGTGCCTCTGCACCACGGATAGGTGCATGCAGGTCGAATGCTGCTAGCGTTCGCGGAGTTCCTATGATTTTTTGCAATTCTGGCGAGGGGAGCGAAGTTTGGTTTGAATTTCTCTTGCCTTCGATGATCAGAGTAACGGTTGCGTGTAATTCGTCCATCATCTCCTCCTATTAAAATAAAAAGTGATGCCTTTCCAAAAACTAAAAAAGCCGCTCAATCAGCTTAAACGCTGATCCAAGCGGCTTTCATATATTATATGGCATTACTCCAGGAATACATTTGATCCCTCCAGAAGCCGTGCAACACACAACTTTAGTTGCCCGCTTGCCTTTAATGAGAACAATGGACGCAAAACATAAAAATATCGCTATCTTATCGCACACATACATCGCTAATGTCAATTATTCTAAGGCCGGTTTGCTTTTAATGTCATGCTCAATGCTGATAAGTGGGTGCAGTCTTTAAATTAGGAAAGATCGAACAGTATTGAAAATCATGTTGATTATCTTGTCGCACCGCAACCGACCTCATATTTTCTCGTTCAATCCAGACGAAACAATGAAGGAATGCATGTCAAACGACTGGCAAAACCATAAGAAATCTGTTATGTTCTGCGAGTTGAAACTTAATCCGTTACCAAACTCAAATCCAGGATTTTCCAATAAAGTGCTGACGCCTAATCTGCCGTGATTCCATAACCGAATGGCACCAAGGAACCGGAAATTATGAGCAACGAAGCCGATACCTGCCGCAAATACGTGCTCCCCAAACTGATTGACTCCGGTTGGGACAATGAGCCGCATCGGTTCAACGAGCAGGTGACCTTCACCGATGGCCGGATCGTGCTGGCCGGGAACAAGGTGAGGAGGCGTCCACAAAAGCGAGCCGACTATCTGCTCCGCTATACCCGCGATTACCTGCTCGCGGTGGTGGAAGCCAAGCCCGAGTACAAGTGCGCCGGCGACGGCCTGCAGCAGGCCAAGGAATATGCCGAGATCCTTGGGCTCAAGTTTGCCTATGCCACCAACGGCAAGGAGATCATCGAATTCGACTATCTCACCGGCCTGGAACGGCAGATTGGCTCCTTTCCCAATCCTGATGAACTCTGGCAGCGCCTTCAGATTGCCCAGGCCGTCACCCCCGAGGCAGCCAAGAGTCTCCTCTCTCCCTATTATCATCACAGTGGCAAGAGCCCCCGCTACTATCAGGAAATTGCTATCAACCGGGCCGTGCAGTCTATCCTGCAAGGGAAGAAACGGATTCTCCTCACCATGGCGACCGGCACCGGCAAGACCGTGGTCGCTTTCCAGATCTGCTGGAAACTCTGGAGCGCCCGGTGGAACGTCACCGGCGAGCACCGGCGCCCGAAGATCCTTTACCTGGCCGACCGGAACATCCTGGTGGACGACCCCAAGGACAAGATCTTCGCCCCTTTTGGCGACGCCCGCTGGAAGATCGAGAATGGTGAGGCCAACAAGAGCCGGGAGATGTACTTTGCCATCTATCAGTCCCTGGCCAAGGACGAAAACCGGCCAGGACTCTACAAGGAGTACAAGCCGGACTTCTTCGACCTGATCATCGTCGATGAATGTCACCGGGGAAGCGCCAGAGATGATAGCAACTGGCGAGAGATTCTGAACTACTTCACCCCGGCCTTCCAGATCGGCATGACCGCCACCCCGTTGCGTGAAGACAACCGGGATACCTACCTCTATTTCGGCAATCCGATCTATCAATACAGCTTGCGCCAAGGGATCGACGACGGCTTTCTCGCTCCTTACCGGGTCCACCGGGTCATCACCGACTATGATGCAGCCGGGTGGCGCCCCAGCAAGGGGGACCTTGACCGATACGGCCGGGAGATTCCTGACGATGAGTACCAGACCAAGGACTTCGAGCGTGTTGTCGCTCTGAAGGCCCGCACCGAGGCCATTGCTCGCCACCTCTCTGACTTCCTGTCGAAGAGCGATCGTTTTGCCAAGACCATCGTGTTCTGTGTGGACCAGGAACATGCCGACGAAATGCGCCGGGCTCTCGGTAATCTCAACAAGGATCTGGTAAGCCGATACCCGGATTACGTCTGCCGGGTGACATCCATTGAAGGGGACATCGGCCGTGGCCACCTGGGGAGGTTCCAGGAGCTGGAAACCGAGACCCCGGTTATCCTCACCACTTCGCAGATGCTGACCACCGGCGTCGATGCTCCCACCTGCAAAAACATCGCCTTGGCTCGGGTGATCGGCACCATGTCCGAATTCAAGCAGATCATCGGCCGGGGGACTCGGGTCAGGGATGATTACGGCAAGCTGTGGTTCAGTATCCTTGACTACACCGGCAGCGCCACCCGGCTCTTCGCAGACCCCGACTTCGACGGTGATCCGGCTTTGGTCAGTGAGGAGAAGATCGACGAAGCCGGCATCACCTATGAGACAACGGTCACGGAAGAGGCGCCGGTCGTGGAAGATGGCGGCGTCCAAGATGAATACGGACCGACCGGGGTTGTCATTGACGATGGCGAGCGGGAGCGGCGCAAGTACTACTACGAGGGCGGCCAAGTGGAGATCGCTGCTCATCTGGTCTACGAACTCGATGCGGACGGCAAACAATTGCGGGTTGTCAAGTACAGCGACTATGCCGCCGACAAGGTGCGCACCCTCTTCCCCGGCGCCATCCGGATGCGGGAGCAGTGGGCCAACCCGAAAGAGCGAGCCGAGGTGATCCGTCAGCTTGAGGAACGCGGAATCAACTTCAATGAACTGGCTGACGCAGTTGGACAACCAGAGGCCGACCCCTTCGACCTTCTTTGCCATCTTGCCTTCAATGCACCGCTCCGCACCCGTCGTGAGCGGGCCGAACGCCTGAAGCGAGACAGGAAAGACTTCTTCGATCACTATAGCCCGGAGGCTCAATCTATTCTTGAAGAACTTCTGGAGAAATATGCCCAGCATGGTACTGCGCAATTTGTTGTGCCGGATATCCTGAAGGTGCCGCCTATTTCTGAGCGTGGGAACGTGATAGAGATTGTCGGGTATTTCGGCGGGGCGGAGATGATGCGAGAAGCGGTGAATGAACTGCAAACTCTGCTCTACTCAGGTTTTTAATACGAGAGCTGTGGTATTGTGATCTGTTTCGTAGCTCCCGTGCTCTAAAATGGGATACCTGCATTGAAGTACAAGTTATTTTTAATGGTCACATGCTAATTATCCTATTTGGGAAGATCACCGTTTCATGCGCGCGCGTTCACATAGTAAAACCGGGAAACGTGGTAGACAATGGGGCCATGCCTGAGGCATAGGGGGACTCCTTAAGATTCAAACCCGAACCATGTAGTGAGATTTAGATATGCCATTGCCGAAAACAGAACGCCTAGGAGTATCAGCCTTAGACCATTTCTTCTCAGAACAAGGTTGGCTTTTCCGGGAGCAACCGACACACGACTATGGGATCGACGCACACGTTGAGATCGTGGAGAATGAACGCCCCACTGGAAAACTGATTGCTCTACAAATCAAGAGCGGCGCCAGTTTCTTTAAAGAGGAGACAGACGACTCGTACATTTTCAGGACGGACGATAAGCATGTGGCATATTGGGTCGGACATTCAATGCCTGTAGTGCTTGTCATCTACAACACTCAAACTAAAACAGCTCATTGGCAACACGTAAGCAGAGAAAATGTCGAGAGCACCGGGAAATACTGGAAGATTGAAATTCCTAAAGATAACACGCTTGCAAATGCAAAGCATACATTAGACGCTTTTGAGTCGCTAACCCAGCCCGAAAAGTACATTCGTCCGACGGAAGAATCCGAACCGGAAACGCCGGAGC of Geobacter sp. contains these proteins:
- a CDS encoding TIR domain-containing protein: MPPRNDSVFFVSYTGEDLKWAQWIVWELQNAKPRYRCIAQFKDFAPGMNFIEKMREAAEAECTLALFSQKYFSSKYCQQELDAALTGDANRLLAVRVAPCDPGIFLQNRIYIDLVGKSIDDARNSLLSGVEAYLTLTRKLGAEPTFRKRPDFPGAVHDDISHKQPIISTSKGPLSVLFLAPQVGGLSPRAQLQEMERSIEQARFPKSVKFKGVFEAHVNSLFQELNREAPDVFHFSGKQNGGDILMRTDHGGLTTVSDMALAGMFQSLDHGLKLVVIDTCFSLRCAATIAKVVPCAIGVKTEIYENDATTFYGIFYQAVASGRSLKDAIAQASTALKFTKVPEEQIPQLCCREDVDPSQIFLVEK
- a CDS encoding TIR domain-containing protein codes for the protein MPKPNIFISHRWDYQNDYHSLVDKLNKYGLPHHNYSVPEHNPLDVNRKNQLKAALREQVRQCNYFIIFARMATYSEWCQFEVQAAKDFCKPILAVKPFGYAGGIPIFITNADNQSGPVGFNAPPIIRKICTQLQWPIPQGL
- a CDS encoding TIR domain-containing protein gives rise to the protein MFTESQLKGFASSYTLNKSASQVFESASTAKTTMFLSHSHKDKELAKGLKNHLKSFGVNIYIDIEDSDMPGSTNRETAERIKGAITRLHYFLILATRNAMDSKWVPWEIGVADGKKPHDKILVVPVIDPTGKFHGSEYLQLYKRIDTANDGNSAIFEPNKTSGIYVKNWLASL